The genomic stretch CCCCGTCTCGTTGACCCGGTAGGGGGCCGAGTAGGCGTTGCACCCTGCCGACCCCGAGAGCGTGCCGTCGCCGTCGAAGACCAGGGTGATATCGGTGCCGGGCACCGGCGATGCGACGGTGCTGCCGCTGCCGTTGGTGTAGCGGGCAAGGTGCCATTCGGTCGCAAGCAGCGGCGCGCTCTCGGGCTGCTCTGCCCGCGCAAAGGCGAGGAGTTCGCGGCCGGACGGCCCGGAGATCGTCAACCGGTTGTCCTCGACCCGGTAGGAGGCGGCCGCCACGAGGAGTTCCCGGTAGCGGTTCTCCTGCCGGACGAGTTCCTGCTCATTCGCGGGGTAGGCCGCGGTGGCGACGACCGGTTCCACTGCAATGGTGGAGCCGTTGATCCGGTAGGAGGCGGAATAGAGGTTGCACCCGGCGGACCCCGTGAGCGTTCCGCTCTCGCCGAAGGCGATGAGCGGCGCCTTCCCGTGCAGGGGCGCGACTACGGAACCGTTATCGGCGCGGAACTCGACCAGGTTCCATGCCGTCCCGCTAAGTGGTTCGGTGATGCGGTCGGTCTCGTCGGGGGACGTGTCCGCACCGCCGGTCCAGGCGACCGAGACGATGCACGCCGCCACGACGATCAGGAATGCCGTCTTTGCAAGTATGTTCTGTCCCTCTCGTCCCATCTCTTTCGGGTAGGCATGGGAGGCGAGAGAAGAAATAATAACCCATTTCCATCAAAATCCTCTCGATTCTCCTCTCCCCCCGGATCGGATGCGTCCTGGGCCGATCCGGGGTTTCCGTCCGGAGAGCGCTTCTAAGAGATAGACGGTCGCTCCGGCGGGGTGAAATGGGTAAAATCGGGCAGGGGCCGTGCGGCCCCTGAGCCGGAGATGGGGTAGGGATCAGGCCCGGCCCGCGCTGTACGTGAGCAGGGTCGCTCCTGATTCATCGAGGAGATCGAGCCGGTTCCCGTCGATCCGGTAGCCTGCAACCGAGGTAAGGAGGTTGAGGTACCGGTTCTCCTGCTCCATGACGCCTTCCGGCTCGCCGCAGTACATCTTCGTGCTGATCGGCGGCTCAATGCTGAGTTCAGCGCCGTCGAGCTGGTAGCCGGCCCCGTAGGAGTTGCACCCGGCGTTGCCGCCGACGTTGCCGTCGGGCGAGAAGACCGCGGTGATCGTGGTCCCTGCGATCACCGAGGAGACGGACTCCCCGTCGGGGCTGCTGAAGGACTCGAGCGTCCACTCCGTCCCGGCGAGCGGTGCCGGCGGGACCTCCTCGGCCTGCACG from Methanoculleus chikugoensis encodes the following:
- a CDS encoding META domain-containing protein, with the protein product MGREGQNILAKTAFLIVVAACIVSVAWTGGADTSPDETDRITEPLSGTAWNLVEFRADNGSVVAPLHGKAPLIAFGESGTLTGSAGCNLYSASYRINGSTIAVEPVVATAAYPANEQELVRQENRYRELLVAAASYRVEDNRLTISGPSGRELLAFARAEQPESAPLLATEWHLARYTNGSGSTVASPVPGTDITLVFDGDGTLSGSAGCNAYSAPYRVNETGLSVDRVIATKASFTEPAGVMEQEKAYLDLLRSAAGYRIVGDTLAVIDGSGRAILFFTTEG